ACCCCTTCGGCGTCGACGGCCACGCAGTGGACGCGCAACCCGGACTGCAGCTGATGGGCTTCCTCCTCGGCCTCACCGGTCTCGTCGCGGCCGTCCTCACGATCGGGCTGCTCCGGCCGTGGGGACGCGTGTTCCCAGGGTGGATCCCCGTCGTCGGGCGCCGTGAGGTCCCGGTGCTGTTCCCCACGCTGGCGGCGGGCCTCGTCGGCGTCCTGATGACCGTGGCGGGTCGCTCGATGGTGCAGTCGCACCTCCACGAGGCCGCGACCGGCGGGGAGTCGCGCGCGCTCTACCTGTTCCTGCTGCCGCTGCCCGTCTGGGGGCCGGCCCTGCTGCTGGCTGCGGCGGCCTACCACCTCCAGCACCGCGGGCCGTGTGCTGGTTGCGGTCAGGGCGACGCGACGCTGAGCCCTCGCCGGAACTCGGGCGCAGCGCCCCTGTAGCGAACGCGCCCGGTGACGCCGTCACGCTGGTCTACGCTGTGCCGGTGACTGAAGAGGATCGACTCATCGAGGCGTCGCGCCAGCTGGCCGCCGCCCTGCGCCCGGGCGACCTCGACACCACCCTGGCCAACATCACGGCCGCGGCGGTCGACGTGCTCCCGGACGTCCAGTGGAGCAGCCTGACGATCCGGCACGCCGACGGCCGCCTCGAGACCGTGGCCCCGACCCACAACGTCCTCCTGGACGTCGACGCCGCGCAGTACGAGCTGCGGGAGGGGCCCTGCTACGAGGCGGCCACCGACACGGTCCACGTGACGTCCCCGGACCTGGCGGCCGACGAGCGGTTCCCCCGCTACGCGCCGGTGGCCCTGGAGGCCGGCATCCGGGCCCAGGCGGGCATCCGGCTCTTCGACGCGCCGGACTCCAACGGCGCGCTCAACCTCTACTCCGCGACGGTCGGTG
This genomic stretch from Nocardioides renjunii harbors:
- a CDS encoding GAF and ANTAR domain-containing protein, yielding MTEEDRLIEASRQLAAALRPGDLDTTLANITAAAVDVLPDVQWSSLTIRHADGRLETVAPTHNVLLDVDAAQYELREGPCYEAATDTVHVTSPDLAADERFPRYAPVALEAGIRAQAGIRLFDAPDSNGALNLYSATVGAFADLEILSQLFAHQSAVALDYARQIDQLQEAVSTRQLIGQAVGMVRERYTLDEARAFGFLTRLSSHENVKLRTVAERMLQAHDATRS